In a single window of the Cucumis melo cultivar AY chromosome 11, USDA_Cmelo_AY_1.0, whole genome shotgun sequence genome:
- the LOC103498445 gene encoding cytochrome P450 89A2-like: MEIWFIILVSLCICSLLTSILTHFRSSSKLPPGPPSIPIFTNFQWLRKSPLQIESLLRSFIAKYGPLITLPIGNHPVVFIADRSIAHIALLQNGAIFAHRPPALPLSKVISSNQHSISSASYGPLWRLLRRNLSSQILHPSRIRSYGQARKWVLDILLNRLHSQSQFGNPIFVIENFQYAMFCLLVLMCFGDKLEESQIREVENVERALLLSFQRFKILNFWPKFTKILLRKRWEAFLQIRKNQEKVLIRLIEARKKINKNRENRARCEEKEEEFVVSYVDTLLDLQLPNEDNRKLTNEEIVTLCSEFLNGGTDTTSTTLQWIMANLVKIPEIQNKLLAEMKGVMGDRSRDDEVKEEDLEKLPYIKAVVLEGLRRHPPGHFVLPHAVKEDTTLENYVIQKNGTVNFMVAEMSRDPKVWEDPMEFKPERFLKGGAGKECGVVFDITGSKEIKMMPFGAGRRMCPGYGLAILHLEYFIANLVWRFEWKEVKGDEVSLEEKIEFTVVMEKPLKANIIPR; the protein is encoded by the coding sequence atggagatttgGTTCATCATCCTTGTCTCCCTCTGTATCTGCTCTCTTCTCACCTCCATTCTTACCCATTTCCGAAGCTCCTCAAAGCTTCCACCAGGCCCTCCTTCAATTCCCATCTTCACTAATTTCCAGTGGCTCCGCAAATCCCCACTCCAAATTGAATCTCTTCTCCGCAGTTTCATCGCCAAGTATGGCCCTCTCATCACCCTCCCCATCGGCAACCACCCTGTCGTCTTCATCGCCGACCGCTCTATTGCTCACATAGCCCTTCTCCAAAACGGCGCCATCTTTGCCCACCGTCCACCCGCCCTTCCCTTGAGCAAGGTCATCTCTTCCAACCAGCACAGCATCAGCTCTGCCTCTTACGGCCCACTCTGGCGCCTCCTCCGCCGCAATCTCTCTTCCCAAATACTCCATCCTTCCCGTATCAGATCCTATGGTCAAGCTCGCAAATGGGTTTTGGATATTCTTCTCAATCGCCTTCACTCTCAGTCTCAATTTGGAAACCCCATCTTTGTCATCGAGAATTTTCAGTACGCCATGTTTTGTTTGTTGGTGTTGATGTGTTTTGGTGATAAGCTTGAGGAATCCCAGATTCGGGAAGTTGAGAACGTGGAGCGAGCGCTTCTATTGAGTTTTCAGCGTTTCAAAATTCTCAATTTCTGGCCTAAATTCACAAAGATTTTGCTTCGAAAACGTTGGGAGGCGTTTCTCCAAATAAGAAAAAACCAAGAGAAGGTACTAATTCGTTTGATTGAAGCCCGAAAAAAGATCAACAAAAACAGAGAAAACAGAGCCCGGTgcgaagaaaaagaagaagaattcgTGGTGTCATATGTGGACACGTTGCTTGATTTACAGCTTCCCAATGAGGACAATAGAAAGCTTACTAATGAGGAAATAGTCACCTTATGCTCTGAGTTCCTCAACGGCGGCACCGACACAACCTCCACGACACTGCAATGGATAATGGCAAATTTAGTGAAAATCCCAGAAATCCAGAACAAGCTTTTGGCAGAAATGAAAGGAGTAATGGGAGATAGATCAAGAGATGATGAGGTGAAGGAAGAGGATTTGGAGAAGCTTCCATATATAAAAGCAGTGGTTTTAGAAGGATTAAGAAGACACCCACCAGGGCATTTCGTGTTACCACACGCAGTGAAAGAAGATACAACATTGGAGAACTACGTAATACAAAAGAATGGGACAGTAAATTTCATGGTGGCGGAGATGAGTCGAGATCCAAAAGTTTGGGAAGATCCGATGGAGTTTAAGCCGGAGAGGTTCTTGAAAGGCGGCGCCGGAAAAGAATGTGGAGTTGTGTTCGATATAACAGGGAGTAAAGAGATAAAGATGATGCCATTCGGAGCAGGGAGAAGAATGTGTCCTGGATATGGTCTGGCAATTCTTCATTTGGAGTATTTCATTGCAAATTTGGTATGGAGGTTCGAATGGAAGGAAGTAAAGGGAGATGAAGTTAGTTTGGAAGAGAAAATAGAGTTCACAGTGGTGATGGAAAAGCCTTTGAAAGCCAACATAATTCCCAGGTGA